Below is a window of Drosophila subpulchrella strain 33 F10 #4 breed RU33 unplaced genomic scaffold, RU_Dsub_v1.1 Primary Assembly Seq42, whole genome shotgun sequence DNA.
tgctagataaaaaattttaactgaagtgtattggtctcgtcaatacctatcgattgataaaaaaaaaagtttgccacgcccactctaacgcccacaacgcttaagtctgtataccgccggtaggtggcgcatttgctgcttgcatatctccactttcctttggtcccttaagctgagtaacgggtatctgatagtcgaggtactcgactatagcgttcttccttgtttaacatataacctcctaagcttggaaataacatttttaattagttttgaatttcgaatttaattttatcaaaatcggacgactatatgtATCATATAgcgccatagggacgatcggtaaattggtgggaaaataatatgaaacaaattatagcttcggtgcttttatacccttgcagagggtatatttcagtcagaagtttgcaacgcagtgaaggagacgtttccgaccccataaagtatatgtcAGGGACTGAGACATTTGCTGGTCTCCTTCTTGCATTTTTGCTGCAGTTGCGTAGTGAGTCGCAGTCAACGTCTTCTCCGTTTAGATATCAAAAGCAAAGTGAAGTCGGCTTCTTTCTGCCGGCTTCTTCTGACACACGTCAAAAGGTATTGCCTCATCCAATTGCAAATTCCTTtcttttctctctctctcatttGCAATTCCTTTTTAGtccttctctctctctctctcagagTCCTTGACCTAGACCATGACCGCGCCACACTCGGCTGAGTCGACACTCTCTCTCGTTCTCAGTCCACGCTCTCAGCAATTGTGCAAATAAAAGGAACcacaaacaagaaagaacgctatagtcgagtgcctcgactatcagatacccgttactcagctaaagggaccaaagggaaatggaaataagcaagcagcaaagcaagactgaaatgcgccacctaccggcggtagacagatttaagcgttatgggcgttagggtgggcgtggcaaattttttttttgggtcaatcgataggtattgacgagaccgatacagttcagttaaaattttgtatctagcatgaaagttgtgggcgccacaggcttgggcggtttgtgggcgttatagtgggcgtggcatattcgcgatacaaaattgcgctgcgtacaaagctacggaatctaaatctgaaatcctgattctctatctttgatagtttccgagatatccacgttcatatttacgattttttgaagtttgagtgcggtttgtgggcgataaagtgggtgtggcaaacttttttttaggtcaatcgataggtattgatgagaacaatacatttcagtttaaatttttattctagcatcaaaactgtaggagccacagttttgggcggcttgtgggcgtaaaagtgggcgtggcactttactgaaacaaacttgcgctgcgtaagaagctcaggaacctgcacgccaaatctcaatagcctagctctcatagtttccaagatctcagcgttcatccggagagacggacagacggacagacggacatggctagatcgactcggctagtgatcctgatcaagaatatatatactttatggggtcggaaacgcttccttctgcctgttacatactttccgacgaatctagtatacccttttactctacgagtaacgggtataataacctAATGACTagtttattatacccgttactcgtagagtaactattgggaatatcattttttgtgtttttaaatttaattactatagctgcaagggtatataagcttcagcttgccgaagctaacttcctttcttgtttttttaaattttgtccagattatttgcctggctcatatatttcttcttaagacatttattatcaatttataaagtttatagaaacaatttgcgcacattataacaacaattattattaacaatgtATGAACTAATTCTAAGTCAATGTTATTTGACTCTGctttattaataacatttgcagtggaatccactgtttttgtatctattaaacccatctttggggttggtattcttaatatatatcttggtctgtcaaatattttagatttttgaattaattCGTAAAttttgttaatgttattcattAACAATTAGtttgatttgaataattttgatttgactgtttttttattattatatttgacatataatttcctgcctattttgtgtatggttttcaATTCGCTCAAttttaacatttgtttttatgaaataaatgaaaaaatatgcatcgcagtgcaattaaaaaaattttgcaacgcagtgcagcgctcttggtagcgctgtcggttcactcTTCCTtggtctggcttggtgtgcccggtgctggctgcacaggctgtACTTCTGtggtggggcaccggtgctggctgcacaggttgTTACTTCTTTGGTGGGGGCTCCGGAAGAATTCATATTTCCCGAGGGTGCCAATAAACAGCGTGGGCGTTTCGAGCTTGCCTTCTCACAAATAGGCACTTCTGTGATGATTGGAGCTATTAAAATAgttaattgaagcgataaaacttgttgtgcctaattcaaggtggcgttcagctaagattaggggtcgaatctgtgtgtttggtttttcaatagccaagcagATGGgaacgactcctagtcatgatattggggtacttaaactcttgagcaaaaaaaacttctgatatcataCAAAAaaacctcttaacgaggtaaaaagtagtggcgaacgcgccattaacaaaaatgtctgatatcaacaattgtgacgaaaaatgatattacattcgataaaataaataaactttattaaatttatgtattcggaacgctaaaacagaaaatttactagtaggtaaataaatatttactgttgcggaccgaaatcataaatttaatatagtttatttattttatcgaatgtaatatcatttttcgtcacaattgttgatatcagaaatttttaataaaggcgcgttcgccactactttttacctcgttaagaagTGTTTTTGTAttgtatcatatagctgccacaggaacgatcgtaaaatcggtgggaaaataatatgaaacaaattataacttcggttataaataatggaaataacattttttaattcattctgaatttcgaatttaatcttatcaaaatcggacgactatatcatatagctgccaaaggaacgatcgtaaaattggtggggaaataatatgaaataaattatagcttcggtgtttttatacccgttactcgtagagtaaaagggtatactagattcgtcggaaagtatgtaacaggcagaaggaagcgtttccgaccccataaagtatatatattcttgatcaggatcactagccgagtcgatctagccatgtccgtctgtccgtctgtccgtctgtccgtctgtccgtctgtccgtatgaacgctgagatcttggaaactataagagctacaatactgagattaggcatgcagattcctgagattcctgcgcagcgcaagtttgtttcaaaagagtgccacgcccactctaacgcccacaaaccgcccaaagctgtggctcctacagttttgatgctagaacaaaaattttaactgaaatgtattgttctcatcaatacctaccgactgacctaaaaaaagtttgccacgcccactttaacgcccacaaaccgcccacaaacttcaaaaaatcgtaaatatgaacgcggatatctcggaaaatatcaaagatagagaaacgagatttcagatttagattccgtaggcttgagcgcagcgcaagtttattacgcgaatatgccacgcccactccaacgcccacaaaccgcccaagtctgtggcgcccacaattttcatggtagataaaaaatttaaactgaaatgtattggtctcgtcaatacctatcgattgatttaaaaaaaactttgccacgcccactctaacgcccacaacgcttaaatctgtctaccgccggtaggtggcgcatttgctgcttgcatatctccattttcctttggtccctttagctgagtaacgggtatctgatagtcgaggtactcgactatagcgttcttccttgtttaacatataacctcctaagcttggaaataacatttttaattagttttgaatttcgaatttaattttatcaaaatcggacgactatatgtatcatatagctgccatagggacgatcggtaaattggtgggaaaataatatgaaacaaattatagcttcggtgcttttatacccttgcagagggtataatgatttcagtcagaagtttgcaacgcagtgaaggagacgtttccgaccccataaagtatatgtcAGGGACTGAGACATTTGCTGGTCTCCTTCTTGCATTTTTGCTGCAGTTGCGTAGTGAGTCGCAGTCAACGTCTTCTCCGTTTAGATATCAAAAGCAAAGTGAAGTCGGCTTCTTTCTGCCGGCTTCTTCTGACACACGTCAAAAGGTATTGCCTCATCCAATTGCAAATTCCTTtcttttctctctctctcatttgcaattcctttttggtccttctctctctctctctcagagTCCTTGACCTAGACCATGACCGCGCCACACTCGGCTGAGTCGACACTCTCTCTCGTTCTCAGTCCACGCTCTCAGCAATCTTGCAAATAAAAGGAACcacaaacaagaaagaacgctatagtcgagtgcctcgactatcagatacccgttactcagctaaagggaccaaagggaaatggaaataagcaagcagcaaagcaagactgaaatgcgccacctaccggcggtagacagatttaagcgttatgggcgttagggtgggcgtggcaaattttttttttgggtcaatcgataggtattgacgagaccgatacagttcagttaaaattttgtatctagcatgaaagttgtgggcgccacaggcttgggcggtttgtgggcgttatagtgggcgtggcatattcgcgatacaaaattgcgctgcgtacaaagctacggaatctaaatctgaaatcctgattctctatctttgatagtttccgagatatccacgttcatatttacgattttttgaagtttgagtgcggtttgtgggcgataaagtgggtgtggcaaacttttttttaggtcaatcgataggtattgatgagaacaatacatttcagtttaaatttttattctagcatcaaaactgtaggagccacagttttgggcggcttgtgggcgtaaaagtgggcgtggcactttactgaaacaaacttgcgctgcgtaagaagctcaggaacctgcacgccaaatctcaatagcctagctctcatagtttccaagatctcagcgttcatccggagagacggacagacggacagacggacatggctagatcgactcggctagtgatcctgatcaagaatatatatactttatggggtcggaaacgcttccttctgcctgttacatactttccgacgaatctagtatacccttttactctacgagtaacgggtataataacctAATGACTagtttattatacccgttactcgtagagtaactattgggaatatcattttttgtgtttttaaatttaattactatagctgcaagggtatataagcttcagcttgccgaagctaacttcctttcttgtttttttaaattttgtccagattatttgcctggctcatatatttcttcttaagacatttattatcaatttataaagtttatagaaacaatttgcgcacattataacaacaattattattaacaatgtATGAACTAATTCTAAGTCAATGTTATTTGACTCTGctttattaataacatttgcagtggaatccactgtttttgtatctattaaacccatctttggggttggtattcttaatatatatcttggtctgtcaaatattttagatttttgaattaattCGTAAAttttgttaatgttattcattAACAATTAGtttgatttgaataattttgatttgactgtttttttattattatatttgacatataatttcctgcctattttgtgtatggttttcaATTCGCTCAAttttaacatttgtttttatgaaataaatgaaaaaatatgcatcgcagtgcaattaaaaaaattttgcaacgcagtgcagcgctcttggtagcgctgtcggttcactcTTCCTtggtctggcttggtgtgcccggtgctggctgcacaggctgtACTTCTGtggtggggcaccggtgctggctgcacaggttgTTACTTCTTTGGTGGGGGCTCCGGAAGAATTCATATTTCCCGAGGGTGCCAATAAACAGCGTGGGCGTTTCGAGCTTGCCTTCTCACAAATAGGCACTTCTGTGATGATTGGAGGCGGAATCGGCGGATGGCAGGTGTCTATACTGGTATCAAAGTCACCAAGGCGCCCAAACAGACTGGAAAACTTCGACGAACGCAGTTAATTAATCACGTTATGAAGCAAGGTTCGTGCACGGCGAACACGTTGGGTACACTTGCGGTACTTTATTCGGCGTGTGGGGTGTTGTTACAGTTCATCCGTGGGGAGGATGACTATATAAACACAGTTATTGCAGGATCTGCCACAGGACTGCTATACAAATCAACAGCTGGCCTACGGAGGTGTACATTTGGCGGCGCTATTGTGTTAGGCATATCGTCGCTCTATTGCTTATACTGTGTGAGCTCCAGATCCAGGTCCAGATccttttatattttgaatattctttatttgtaatcaggagcagcattagtgacgcttccaacgtcaagttgtttctgatttaacaattttccttaggttctaagtaagcctaagtctcgtagctgcgctgcccacagttggacggcagagagacggctatgtatatcttatatatattagtgtatttaattatgctctctttagctggagcgcgagggtatatgtatgtacttgagtttggctgagcgacCGGCGTGtgtaacagaatgctgacacttgcactttctgtgagcgcgccgatcgactcatgtttcggccacttaggtttttgaccggacctttgtttatgtaaacactgcaacaaagtgttacagtgtgtttgcttcaagtactcttggtacagtagatattcaatatatgtgcattagggtggtccaaaaaatgaaaactagtTCTCACCATTTTACATGGTAGATTAATGTCTgtaaaaaatttaatcaaaagtaaaaaaaaattttgttgagGCTTAGACCTTGCGAATCGTCCTCAAAAAGTCCCCCAACTTTGTCAACATTCTAAACTCAGTCAATATTAGTACAAAATTGACAATTCCGAAATGTTTTTGGTTGGACATCTAAAATCCGAATTTGACACAACGGATTTACCATCTAAGAGATCCGTATTATCTAGTGTCCTCTATAGGACTAGATTTTCCGGAAAAAATTCTTACAAAGCGCCAAAGATCTAACACATACATATGCGAGCTACCATTTGGATTCAAAGGGGAATTCTAGTCCGGCCTCACCATCATATTATTAAATCCATATCGAGGCTTCACAAAGAGttttttttgcttaaaaaaaaaagttaactaAAAAGGAGAGCTTCACCGAAACAGGGAAAGCCGTTATAGAATCATGTTAAATGAACGCTTTAATATCAACCATGCCATGGCATGGTGGCAGtttttgaataataaataagcATATATAATTAAGTATTGCCTTCTTTGTCCTTCCTCATTTCGGTATATAAGTGTTTAAAAAAGGTCCATTTATGAAacggttattttttaaaataaatacaattatttgcgaaatgttttaaatgacTTATTATGCAAATCGAGGATTTTAATATCTTAttgtcaatattttcaaaaattaaatccaattcgaTCTTGTACGACCATGTAAATTCTGGTCTTGGCAACTAGTAAACTTTTTCAATTCTAAAAGCTTTCAAAATAGTTCGGAAAGGTGACAAACGATTTTGAGAAATAAAACCAAGTCAAGGCCATccatatgaaaataatatatttgatcaagggcaacagtgcgtatgagttataAACTTTGAAACCATTTCTCAGACCCTCAAACacgtttttttcaaaaaattaattaggACTCAGCCTTCGGTTATTTCGGGGAAAGAGGCCGATGAGGCCGTGCTCGTGCTGGCATTGGTACTCTTATTTTCTCAGACCAAGCCTTTTGCtaatatttatacccattaccCCTAGTTTAAAAGGGTATAATAGATTCGTCCGATCCtatgaagaatatatattattgatcagaaTTACTAGCCAAGTCAATCTATccgtgtccgtctgtccttctgtccgtctgtttgtcggtccgtctgtctgtcggtcCGTATGAACGTTGAGATCTCAACTaaaaagttgggatttggcatcCAGATTCTTTAGGTTCTCAGACAGCAGAAATTTTTTGTCAGCAAAGTTCCACGTCCACTCTTATGCCAACAAACGATCATAACGCTAAGCTAAATCTGTCAAGCGCCCACattttgtaaaagtgtaaacgccatttggttttgatttcACTTCTCGACAGTGTTTTTTTGCAGGCCTTAATTTTGGTATTATAGACGTATATAAGCATATCAGCATACTTAGTTTTTGATCCTAAGGTGTGGTATTTGTGAAATAGCGGTTTGAGAAAAATAACAACATTTATTGTTTAGATTTAAAATACGTTCTAGAGATTGTACGTAATTTTATTGATATGCGAGACAATAACTTTGTTAGATTGCCTTCTACAGGCTTTCATTTAAAAAGAGACAAACGGAAATTGCCTGTGCCACGAATTGGGGATCTCTCCAAACTAATGGGGATACGGTGCACTTCACCTAGTGCTGCTGAACTCCAGAAATAATCCGATACTCTCCAAGGCCGGCACAACTTTCATCATTAACCTCACATTTGCAGGTTTGAGGTTAACGATCATGCAGGCATATTCTGCTCAATAAAGGGAAAATGTGTCCCTGAGACAcataacgcccataacgcttaaatctgtctaccgcccacatatccatatattgagatcgtggcgtatttcaatctcgcttttctgcttgcatatctccatttccctttggtccctttagctgagtaacgggtatctgatagttgagGTCCTCGAATATAGCGCTCTTctttgttatacccgttactcgtagagtaagggtatactagattcgtcggaaagtatgtaagatctagaaggaagcgttcccgaccccataaagtatatacattcttgatcaggatcactagccgagtccatctagccatgtccgtctgtccgtctgtcccttTGTTCTTCCATccagatgaacgctgagatctcgaaaactataagagctacgctattgggatttggcatgtagattcctgaacttcttacgcagcgcaagtttgtttcggcATTTGCCACGCTCAATCTAACGCCCtaaaaccgcccaaaactgtggcttatacagctttgatgctagaataaaaattttaactgaaatgtattgttcttatcaatacaaTTGCcccaaaaaaactttgcctcGCCCAgtttaacgcccaaaaacctcccacaaacttcaaaaaatcgtaaatatgaacgtggatatctcaggAACTATTaaatatagagaattgggttctcagatttagattccgtagccttgtacgcagcgcaagtttgttacgcgaatatgccacgcccactctaacgcccacaagacgtccaagcctgtggcgcccacaactttcatgctagatacaaaattttaactgaaatgtattggtctcgtcaatacctatcgattgaaccaaaaatacatttcccactcgactatagcgttcttccttgtttgtaACTGCGAAGTCAATCAAGTCCGGCAGTTTTCTGGGGTCACTAAGCCAGTGTGTAGGTGATCCAGGGGAAACGCAGTCAAGTGTTTTGCTAGGTTTTATAATTGCGTAATACAGTTGACTACCTCTCGGCGTCACGAGGCAAGATCCCCAGTAAGTATGCTTGGCGTTATAGTCTCCTGCTGCTAAAAAGTACTTGCCTAGTGAGTTGAAGTTGTCGATAAACTGGGCTTCGGATATCGTAAATCGAGGAGGGCAGTATACCGCTGATAGAGCTAGATTGTGACAACCCAACGGTATATTGATAGAAGTGGCTTGCAGGTAGTTAGTAGCAAACATGTTGTGGaagtggtgcttgatgcgGTTTTTAATCAGGATTCCATTGCCTTCATGGGCCTTTCCATCAGGATGATTGGTATTGTAAAACATATACCCTCGGATTTGGAAATTGTATTTGTTGGTAAGGTGGGTTTCTGCAAGCAACATTACGTCGATTTCATTCTCATTCATAAATTGTGCTAGCTCAAGTTTGTGCCGTGAAACGACGTTGACATTCCAGAGTGCAAAGCGCAGGGGAACCATTGATTATTTTGATAAGGTGTTTTGGTGCATCtgaatcaaaatattttgatttgtCAACATACTTTGCATGGTCGTTCGCATTAAAGAAATTAATTCATCCATACTGTGTTGCAATCTGAGTATCAtcgttttcattttattttctgtgtGCTCTGCAGGTTGGTAAGAGACTGTAGGTGGTGATTGCACATTGTACGCAGGGCTCGCATGACCCGATTTTATAACGCTTGCTTGTTTATAGTGGAACTGCCGAGTGAAGATCGGGCTGCTGACGAAAAGAAAACTTCAGTTGTGGATTTGGAGGGTATCAATGGTGTGTGTTGAGATCGTGCTGTTGACACTCTTTGGTTGATCCGATTTTTTAACTCCTTGTATACTGGACAGCCTCTGTAGTTTGCTGTGTGGTCTCCTCCGCAGTTACTACACTTTTTGCTACTTGGCTAATTTTTTTATTCACACTTAGCAGAGGTATGCAACCCTCCGCCAGCGACGTATACAGAGCGGAGTGTGCAGTAAGATTTGGTGTGTCCGTATTCCTGGCAACTTGCGCACTGGACTGGGCCATTGCGTTTATGCGGCTCTTCAACCGTGATTCTGCGATGCAATAGAAACTGGAGATTGTAGATGAGATGGACTTCGTTTTTCTTGAGCGCCTTAGAGTCAGGTACAAGTTCCACTTTAAAGAGAGGTTGCGGTTGACAACTTGTTGACCTTTACTACTTTTTAGCTGGTAGGTACATATAGTAGTTCTTTTTCTTGGCGTCTAGGAGCTCCTTCAATTTTCTAAAGCTTTCTTCGCTTTTGACTTGGCCAAGGGGATTACGTGGAAGCTATCTTTACCAACCAGATCGATTATTAGTATATTAACAAGGTTGTTGAAGTTTTTCTCAAGAGTATAAAGCGGAGGCGGCCTCGCTTTCTTTTTGTCCGTATCCAAGACTGCAGAAGGGATTTCGTCGGACGTGTCAGCCAAAAGATCAAATCTATTTGCAGTATTAGAGTTTTGCACAGCTCCTTGGCTTGAGGAAGCCTGATTGATTTTTGCGACGTTACCCATTTTCGTGTCCTGTAGACTTAGTTTTCTTGTAATGTTTATGTTGCGATCCATGCCAGTCTGTGTGGTCGAACCTTGATTTTTAATTGAAGCATCTGTCGGTGCTGCGCTAGCTGCAGTTGATAAGTCCGCTGGCACAGCAGGAAGATCGATCGTCTGTATCGGGCATAAAGACGaaactgttgttgttgtggttgtcaTTGCATTTACAGTTGCTAATGACGTCACTGTGCTGGTAACCGTGGCCAGGCATGTGGGCAGTTGGGGTGCGGCAGGGCCAGGAAGAGGGGAAATGCATTTATCGCTTACCTCGCTTTGCAACGCCGCTGACATAGACGGAGAGAGAGACCGCGCCCTTTTGTTGTGAATAGGCTTGAGTTCGTTGGAAGGTGCTGGGGCTAACGATCGCGGTGGATCGACTACTGCAgaagcttttgttgttgctgcttcgGCTGTCGATACGAAAGAGAAGTATGCATTGCACTTTTGCAGCGAGAGCCGACGCTCGTCTGCTTACGTTGGCGCTGCGCCCGAACTTCGCTTGGGTTCATCACCTTATttgtcttctttttttttgcttttagtTGTATTTTAGTATTAGAagcacaaattaaaaacacaaaataatagtaacttgcgactttttattttttatcggGTTTTTTTTCAACGATTGTCTTCCGGACCACAAGAGAAATAAATGCTCGTCTGCACTCGCCGACGTTCGCATCGACTGGAAAGATATGATGCCGTAACCGCAGCTAAGAAGGAGTTTTGGCGTCGGTGGTCATCCGACTACATACAAGAGCTGCGTTCCTGGACTAAATGGACAACGCCCCACATATGTTCactgtacatacatacgtacactggtcggcatatatattttgtcaTGGCGATGCCTCActttctttttcaatttgtatttattttaaggacaaaaatatttatggatTGTACAAAGTTCATTTAGTTACAGtgtattaaattatatatataacaatttttcttttttaacatTGATTtaggatttttattttattaaaacttaAAGCAAAGTAATTTCAAGGGTGGCGtaagtattttgacatttttttttcgtttcaATTAACTATAATGTATtagaaatttattataaactggaaattaataaaaaatatacgcTCCTTTGGTGTCTATTACCTTTTGGAGGCGATTTGGAACGGAATCGACCAAGATTTGAAGGTA
It encodes the following:
- the LOC119562304 gene encoding LOW QUALITY PROTEIN: mitochondrial import inner membrane translocase subunit Tim23-like (The sequence of the model RefSeq protein was modified relative to this genomic sequence to represent the inferred CDS: inserted 1 base in 1 codon); the encoded protein is MPHSLSGLSYPNRIGLVDLRREFIFPEGANKQRGRFELAFSQIGTSVMIGGGIGGXAGVYTGIKVTKAPKQTGKLRRTQLINHVMKQGSCTANTLGTLAVLYSACGVLLQFIRGEDDYINTVIAGSATGLLYKSTAGLRRCTFGGAIVLGISSLYCLYCD